One Paenibacillus sp. FSL W8-0186 genomic window carries:
- a CDS encoding M48 family metalloprotease yields the protein MIAAKIILSIIIYLFNAVIALIISNLTIQRYRATGSKERALYLFGTIRFTHYIYYVVSMVAIIMLLASFLPKTKLNFVLITTLPFAYLMLSTILSQAIYHRVSRIVRNVGTSMRKELAMAAKSSILMYLPALVVLPLRFNWMKIELSGLWSCLFILIGIAAYNLAYPYLLRLSLSAKPLKDEGRKAEIEKFLHKHEMKRVQVFEWPTTDSKVANALVCGLIYKQVFVASYLLENLSLDEVNAILAHEIGHIRRFHLWIKAVLFVAAIPLFLGLTSLMDQAEASGFHIPIPVGVVFILALLLGYLWFVSSYVSRKLERDADEYVLKMGIPAKVLIAALTKLAELNHSVLSIHRFIEKLQTHPSFEHRIQWIQSAAQRRYGTEERTISK from the coding sequence ATGATTGCAGCAAAGATCATTTTATCCATCATCATTTATTTGTTTAATGCAGTGATTGCCCTAATTATTAGCAATCTTACGATTCAGCGTTACAGGGCAACGGGGTCCAAGGAACGGGCCTTGTATTTGTTTGGAACGATAAGATTCACTCATTACATATACTACGTAGTTTCGATGGTTGCGATCATCATGCTGCTGGCCAGCTTTTTGCCAAAAACGAAGCTAAATTTTGTTCTCATAACGACGCTGCCATTTGCCTATTTGATGCTCAGTACGATCCTGAGCCAGGCTATTTATCACCGGGTCAGCAGAATCGTTCGAAATGTCGGAACTTCCATGCGGAAGGAATTGGCGATGGCGGCCAAATCCAGCATTCTAATGTACTTGCCGGCACTCGTTGTGCTGCCTCTCAGATTCAATTGGATGAAGATCGAGCTTAGCGGTCTATGGTCTTGTTTATTTATTTTAATCGGGATCGCCGCCTACAACTTGGCTTATCCTTACTTGCTCCGGCTCTCCTTATCGGCCAAACCATTGAAGGATGAAGGAAGGAAGGCGGAGATCGAGAAGTTTTTGCACAAACATGAGATGAAGCGGGTACAGGTATTTGAATGGCCGACGACTGACAGCAAAGTAGCTAATGCGCTCGTCTGCGGCCTGATTTATAAGCAGGTGTTCGTAGCCAGCTATTTGCTGGAGAATCTTTCGTTAGATGAAGTAAATGCCATTCTTGCCCATGAGATCGGTCATATCAGAAGGTTCCATTTATGGATTAAAGCCGTTTTGTTCGTTGCGGCAATTCCTTTATTTTTAGGCCTGACGTCGTTGATGGATCAAGCAGAGGCCAGCGGGTTTCATATACCCATACCTGTCGGGGTTGTTTTTATTTTGGCTTTGCTCCTGGGATATTTGTGGTTTGTGAGCTCGTACGTATCGAGAAAGCTGGAGAGGGATGCGGACGAATACGTGTTAAAGATGGGAATACCAGCGAAGGTATTGATTGCCGCACTAACCAAACTGGCTGAATTGAACCATTCCGTGTTATCGATTCACAGATTCATCGAGAAGCTGCAGACGCATCCTTCGTTCGAGCACCGGATTCAGTGGATTCAAAGTGCTGCACAGCGCCGTTATGGGACGGAAGAGCGGACGATTTCCAAATAA
- a CDS encoding HlyD family efflux transporter periplasmic adaptor subunit, which produces MRAVIRDMGEITDSREIMEARTSPFISIFLGFLVLILVVGLIWASISKIDIVVKASGVVRPNEKVSRIQNKATGNVESVYYTAGQKVKAGDVLYTLHKDQLEADKLAAELDLQKAKEQLEELVQFKAQILSGNTPANPEAAGQPERLGSLLDGHSTKQKFRVELIRLMGLLEQAEEKQMHLELLKQSIAAGANLLPPATEYYYKFQDYQIKKEQYALQEQTASEHFKMAVRQDGDESEAKQKLEEVRLQASDYTNGFELALITAINENEQLLNKLQGEADALYLQLAESIEAEQERVKSLEERLQNLDFALRDYVITAPIDGTVNVITDINAGDLLQTGTELLTILPENDSEFMMKLAISNQDVANIQVGDTIKYSFFALPSNDYGMLQGTVRSISGDAVMNQQDGYSYYAVEADIQNKPLQSKKGEDAYIKTGMMAEAQIITRSETVLEYMLKKLDLKQ; this is translated from the coding sequence ATGAGAGCAGTCATTAGGGATATGGGAGAGATCACCGACAGCCGGGAGATCATGGAGGCGCGGACGAGCCCGTTTATCTCAATATTCCTCGGTTTTCTGGTTCTTATTCTAGTTGTCGGGCTGATATGGGCCTCCATAAGCAAAATTGACATCGTGGTCAAGGCAAGCGGCGTAGTGCGTCCGAATGAAAAGGTAAGCCGCATCCAGAACAAGGCCACAGGCAACGTAGAGAGCGTTTATTACACGGCGGGGCAGAAAGTGAAGGCCGGAGATGTACTGTATACGCTGCATAAGGATCAGCTAGAAGCGGACAAGCTGGCTGCGGAGCTTGATTTGCAGAAAGCTAAGGAACAGCTGGAGGAGCTGGTACAGTTCAAAGCACAAATCCTGTCCGGGAATACGCCGGCAAATCCAGAAGCCGCTGGGCAGCCTGAACGGCTTGGCAGTTTGCTGGATGGCCATTCTACGAAACAGAAATTTCGCGTGGAACTGATTCGGCTGATGGGATTGCTGGAGCAGGCTGAAGAGAAGCAAATGCATCTGGAGCTGTTGAAGCAGTCCATCGCTGCAGGTGCAAATCTATTGCCGCCCGCGACAGAATATTATTACAAATTTCAAGACTATCAAATCAAGAAAGAACAGTATGCGCTGCAGGAGCAAACGGCATCCGAGCATTTTAAAATGGCGGTCCGGCAAGACGGGGATGAAAGCGAGGCCAAGCAGAAGCTGGAGGAGGTGCGGCTGCAGGCCAGCGATTATACCAACGGCTTCGAATTGGCGCTGATTACGGCCATAAATGAGAATGAGCAGTTGTTGAACAAATTGCAGGGAGAAGCGGATGCTCTGTATTTGCAATTGGCCGAATCCATAGAAGCCGAGCAGGAGCGTGTAAAGAGCCTGGAGGAACGCTTGCAGAATCTGGATTTCGCGCTAAGGGATTACGTAATCACAGCTCCGATCGATGGAACCGTCAATGTGATAACCGATATCAATGCGGGGGATTTGCTGCAAACAGGAACGGAATTGCTGACGATTCTGCCGGAGAACGATTCCGAATTCATGATGAAGCTGGCGATATCCAACCAGGACGTGGCGAACATCCAAGTAGGGGATACGATCAAATATAGTTTCTTTGCCCTTCCTTCCAATGACTACGGCATGCTGCAGGGTACGGTGCGATCCATCAGCGGAGATGCGGTCATGAACCAGCAGGATGGATACAGCTATTATGCTGTCGAAGCCGACATCCAGAACAAGCCGCTTCAGAGTAAGAAAGGAGAGGATGCTTACATCAAGACGGGGATGATGGCCGAAGCGCAAATCATTACGAGAAGCGAGACGGTGCTGGAATATATGCTGAAAAAGCTAGATTTGAAGCAGTGA
- a CDS encoding winged helix-turn-helix domain-containing protein: MERLTFDPSGYKVKWGAESITLLAKEFALLQFLYRHRDRAFTRDQLLDRVWTMEFPVERTVDDHIYRLRKKLSPWAHIRINTVRGYGYGLTVGEPKSIMNPSVGDREVNSSVRDIFKKYHLFGQGKSMLALATQQDILGFELDPFYVVYLKFIQGDVAWFLEADGLPLQTRLYWLLILYRGTNPEPEQILRYCEQAISRHALSPEEHREMRILNILEVYADAGLEVEAMKRFAETRKTVETDGLSGFVMPVAIMEIYVYVLAGELEEADKVAERLARLLEDMPYLREIGRFRIVQGLLDLARGRGKDAEQKFDEGLDVLEMSLNVPLRIISLCQILRYIDRKHPGLDMRHKYASLYDSLDEELGLSKYKQEMEAVIGRALSLS, translated from the coding sequence ATGGAGAGACTGACATTCGATCCTTCCGGCTACAAAGTAAAATGGGGCGCCGAGAGCATCACGCTGCTGGCGAAGGAGTTCGCGCTGCTGCAATTTCTGTATCGTCACCGCGACAGGGCTTTTACGCGTGATCAGCTCCTTGATCGGGTGTGGACGATGGAATTTCCGGTAGAGCGGACAGTGGATGATCATATTTACCGCCTAAGGAAGAAGTTGTCTCCCTGGGCGCATATTCGCATCAATACTGTGCGGGGATACGGATACGGCCTGACCGTCGGGGAACCGAAATCCATAATGAATCCGTCGGTCGGCGATCGCGAGGTTAATTCCTCGGTGCGGGATATTTTCAAGAAATACCACCTGTTCGGTCAAGGCAAATCGATGCTGGCGCTGGCTACGCAGCAGGACATACTCGGCTTCGAGCTGGATCCGTTCTACGTCGTTTATCTGAAATTCATACAAGGCGATGTCGCCTGGTTCCTGGAAGCGGACGGCCTGCCGCTGCAAACCCGGCTGTACTGGCTGCTGATTTTATACCGAGGGACGAATCCCGAGCCGGAGCAAATACTGCGCTATTGTGAACAGGCCATTTCCCGGCACGCCCTATCTCCGGAGGAGCATCGCGAAATGCGTATTCTTAACATCCTTGAGGTGTATGCGGATGCCGGACTTGAAGTGGAGGCTATGAAGCGGTTCGCAGAGACGAGGAAGACGGTTGAGACTGATGGGCTCAGCGGATTTGTCATGCCGGTAGCGATTATGGAAATATATGTTTACGTGCTGGCCGGAGAGCTTGAGGAAGCAGACAAGGTGGCGGAACGATTGGCCCGCTTGCTCGAGGATATGCCGTATTTGCGGGAAATCGGACGTTTTCGCATCGTTCAGGGGCTTTTGGATTTGGCACGCGGCCGGGGAAAGGATGCGGAGCAAAAGTTTGATGAAGGTCTGGATGTGCTGGAGATGTCGCTGAACGTCCCGCTTCGAATCATTTCGCTCTGCCAAATACTGCGATATATCGACCGGAAGCATCCTGGCCTGGACATGCGGCACAAATATGCGTCGCTTTATGATTCTTTGGATGAAGAGCTAGGACTATCGAAATATAAGCAGGAGATGGAAGCCGTCATTGGCAGAGCATTATCTCTATCATAG
- a CDS encoding KamA family radical SAM protein, with protein sequence MTKAKTKYITNLDRLTMIPEEERARLKPITEKFVFRVNDYYLNLIDWNDPQDPIRKLVIPNEGELEEYGRWDASDEDTNYVVPGCQHKYTTTALLIVSEVCGAYCRYCFRKRLFRNDVKEAMSDVQPGIDYIAKHPEINNVLLTGGDSLILATEKLRGILAQLREIEHVKIIRLGSKIPVFNPMRIYEDEELLDVIRTYSTPEQRIYVMAHINHPREITAEARRGFQALHEAGAIVVNQTPVLKGINDDPVVLGELLDKLSWAGVTPYYFFVNRPVAGNRDFVLSLEEVYRIVEEAKARTSGLGKRVRLSMSHTSGKIEILAIENGKAYLKYHQSRDGDYGKLMILDCPKDASWFDDLPGNEQYWKQPEKKTDEVVSVNELPDFPQKRKRTPAML encoded by the coding sequence ATGACAAAGGCGAAAACGAAGTACATTACGAATCTGGACAGACTGACAATGATTCCGGAGGAAGAGCGGGCGCGTTTGAAACCGATTACGGAGAAGTTCGTATTTCGGGTGAACGATTATTATTTGAACCTGATCGACTGGAACGATCCCCAGGATCCGATTCGTAAGCTGGTTATCCCGAATGAAGGGGAGCTTGAGGAATACGGCCGCTGGGATGCGTCCGACGAGGATACCAACTATGTCGTGCCGGGCTGTCAGCACAAGTATACGACGACAGCTCTGCTGATCGTGTCGGAGGTATGCGGCGCGTACTGCCGATATTGCTTCCGCAAGCGTTTGTTCCGCAATGACGTGAAGGAGGCCATGTCCGATGTGCAGCCGGGGATCGATTATATCGCCAAGCATCCCGAAATCAACAACGTCCTGTTGACCGGCGGGGACAGCCTCATTCTGGCTACGGAAAAGCTGCGGGGAATTCTGGCCCAGCTGCGTGAAATCGAGCATGTTAAGATCATTCGTCTTGGCTCCAAGATTCCTGTATTTAATCCGATGCGCATTTACGAGGACGAGGAACTGCTCGATGTGATCCGCACCTATTCCACGCCGGAGCAGCGCATTTACGTCATGGCTCATATTAACCATCCGCGCGAAATTACGGCGGAAGCGAGACGCGGCTTCCAGGCACTGCATGAGGCTGGCGCGATCGTAGTCAATCAGACTCCGGTGCTAAAAGGCATCAACGATGACCCTGTAGTGCTTGGCGAGCTGCTGGATAAGCTGTCCTGGGCAGGGGTTACGCCTTACTACTTCTTCGTGAACAGGCCAGTAGCGGGGAACCGGGATTTTGTCCTTTCCCTGGAAGAGGTCTACCGCATCGTCGAGGAGGCGAAGGCGCGAACATCTGGTCTGGGCAAAAGGGTCAGGCTGTCGATGAGCCATACGTCCGGCAAGATCGAAATTCTCGCGATCGAAAACGGTAAGGCTTACTTGAAATACCACCAGTCCCGCGACGGGGATTACGGCAAATTGATGATCCTCGATTGTCCGAAGGATGCGTCCTGGTTCGACGACCTTCCCGGTAATGAACAGTATTGGAAGCAGCCGGAGAAGAAGACGGATGAAGTCGTCTCTGTAAACGAGCTGCCCGATTTTCCACAGAAGAGAAAGCGTACGCCTGCCATGTTATAA
- a CDS encoding Cof-type HAD-IIB family hydrolase, whose product MNYKMIVLDLDDTLLRDDHTISPRTKQALMDAQEAGMKVVLASGRPTFAMTHIAKELELEKYGSFILSFNGAKITNCATQEVLFSSTLTPETAHELYAISKQEGVWIHTYVGDDIVTPAHNKYTDIEGEITGMPIVEAEDFIAAVQEPVVKVLMVDDPEKLVALESKLKPQLAGELNVVRSKPFFLEFTEAGVDKGTSLHHLIQQLGIKREEVIAIGDSYNDLAMIEFAGLGVAMGNAPDDIKAVANYVTDTNMEDGVAKVVEKYMLNQAASTV is encoded by the coding sequence ATGAATTATAAAATGATCGTGCTGGATTTGGATGATACGCTGCTGCGGGATGACCATACGATTTCGCCTCGCACGAAGCAGGCGCTGATGGATGCGCAGGAGGCAGGGATGAAGGTGGTGCTGGCCTCCGGCCGCCCGACCTTTGCTATGACGCATATCGCCAAGGAATTAGAGCTGGAGAAATACGGCAGCTTTATACTATCCTTTAACGGGGCGAAAATTACCAATTGCGCAACCCAGGAGGTCTTGTTCAGCAGCACTTTGACACCGGAAACGGCCCATGAGCTGTACGCAATCAGCAAGCAGGAGGGCGTATGGATCCATACTTACGTTGGCGATGATATCGTGACTCCGGCACATAATAAGTATACGGATATCGAAGGCGAAATTACGGGGATGCCGATTGTCGAGGCGGAGGATTTTATTGCAGCGGTTCAGGAGCCGGTTGTAAAGGTGCTCATGGTCGATGATCCGGAGAAGCTGGTCGCTTTGGAGAGCAAGCTGAAGCCGCAGCTGGCAGGGGAGCTTAACGTCGTTCGCTCCAAGCCCTTCTTCCTGGAATTTACGGAGGCAGGCGTAGATAAGGGGACGAGCCTGCACCATCTCATCCAGCAGCTGGGTATCAAGCGGGAAGAAGTTATAGCGATCGGGGATAGCTATAATGATCTGGCGATGATTGAATTTGCCGGGCTTGGCGTAGCCATGGGCAATGCTCCCGACGATATTAAGGCTGTCGCAAATTATGTAACCGACACGAATATGGAAGACGGCGTAGCTAAAGTCGTCGAGAAATATATGCTGAATCAAGCGGCATCTACCGTCTAG
- a CDS encoding Blp family class II bacteriocin — protein MDSVMQLNGFSELSLHEMMAIDGGGDFSWSDLGKSVVGGAASGAIGGAASGALAGGVGAGPGALVGGAAGAVGGAAAYLLTFWW, from the coding sequence ATGGATTCTGTTATGCAACTGAATGGCTTTAGCGAACTGTCTCTCCATGAAATGATGGCAATTGACGGCGGCGGTGATTTCAGCTGGAGCGATCTGGGGAAATCGGTAGTCGGCGGTGCGGCCAGTGGTGCCATCGGCGGCGCAGCTAGCGGAGCTTTGGCTGGCGGTGTTGGTGCTGGACCAGGAGCGCTCGTAGGCGGAGCCGCGGGAGCCGTTGGCGGAGCTGCAGCTTATCTCCTTACGTTCTGGTGGTAA
- a CDS encoding antibiotic biosynthesis monooxygenase — MMKAIQTIRVRKGRVNEVLSRFRTPLPVHAFEGFLLMEVLIKDNSRECDELQVCTTWEDRRYFDKWSTSRAARTLHSKVRELKPEDSPIIASELATYEITAQYEPPRQKLDPERTMTGRMTENDIKRQILRIL, encoded by the coding sequence ATGATGAAGGCCATCCAAACGATCCGGGTTCGAAAAGGCAGGGTAAATGAAGTATTGTCTCGCTTCAGGACGCCTTTACCGGTTCATGCTTTTGAGGGCTTCCTGCTCATGGAAGTGCTGATCAAGGATAACAGCCGGGAATGCGACGAGCTGCAGGTTTGCACGACATGGGAGGATCGGCGGTATTTTGACAAATGGTCAACGAGCAGAGCTGCGCGAACGCTGCATAGTAAAGTCAGGGAGCTTAAGCCGGAAGACAGCCCAATCATTGCCTCCGAGCTGGCGACTTATGAAATAACGGCGCAGTATGAGCCGCCTCGCCAAAAGCTTGACCCAGAACGGACCATGACAGGGCGGATGACAGAAAATGACATTAAACGTCAAATTTTAAGAATATTATAA
- a CDS encoding sugar-binding transcriptional regulator, whose amino-acid sequence MEKDKRSLSIEAARLYYFSDYSQQEIAERLGVSRPTVSRLLQHAKEQGYVRISIVDPIEDLNALADRVKKKYGIDKVLVCHSPQNEYQEIQEHISRKAADYLYETVKDADIIGVTWGTTMHKVALHLRPKQLRGVEVVQLKGGVSHSRTNTYAAETVQLFAEAYGTVARYLPLPVIFDSIPLKQLVEEDRHIQRIIQLGKQANIAVFTVGTIQEDALLFRLGYFSEEEQRLLRHRGAGDICSRFFDAEGNIVSDDINNRTVGIDLSDLRRKEKSILVAGGQRKLTAIRAALNGKYPNILVTDQFTAQALLEDD is encoded by the coding sequence ATGGAAAAAGACAAGCGTAGCCTGAGTATCGAGGCGGCCAGACTGTACTATTTTTCAGATTACAGCCAGCAGGAAATCGCGGAACGGCTTGGCGTATCCCGCCCCACGGTATCCCGTTTGCTCCAGCATGCGAAGGAGCAGGGGTACGTTCGCATTAGCATCGTCGATCCTATAGAGGATTTGAATGCGCTGGCTGACCGCGTCAAAAAGAAATACGGTATCGACAAGGTGCTGGTTTGCCATTCGCCGCAGAACGAGTATCAGGAAATTCAGGAGCATATTAGCAGGAAGGCAGCCGACTATTTGTACGAAACGGTGAAGGATGCGGACATCATCGGTGTGACCTGGGGAACGACCATGCATAAAGTGGCGCTCCATTTGCGGCCCAAGCAGCTGCGCGGCGTCGAGGTTGTGCAGCTTAAAGGAGGCGTCAGCCACTCCCGTACTAACACGTATGCAGCGGAGACGGTTCAATTGTTTGCCGAGGCATATGGTACCGTGGCGCGTTACCTGCCGCTGCCCGTCATTTTCGACAGCATTCCCCTCAAGCAATTGGTCGAGGAGGATCGGCATATCCAGCGGATCATCCAGCTCGGGAAGCAGGCGAATATTGCAGTTTTCACGGTAGGGACGATTCAGGAGGATGCCCTGCTGTTCCGGCTTGGCTATTTCAGTGAGGAAGAGCAGAGACTGTTACGGCACCGGGGTGCTGGGGATATTTGCTCCCGCTTTTTTGATGCGGAAGGAAACATTGTCAGCGATGACATCAACAACCGAACTGTAGGCATTGATTTGTCCGACCTGCGCCGGAAGGAGAAGTCTATCCTTGTAGCAGGCGGGCAGCGCAAGCTGACTGCCATCCGGGCAGCGCTCAATGGCAAGTACCCGAATATTCTGGTGACCGATCAATTTACGGCGCAAGCATTGTTAGAGGACGATTAA
- a CDS encoding ATP-grasp domain-containing protein — protein MPILVVNPMNDVHCRHMVTMLRERGIEYKELGSPKLNDYAAVNGELIYNGEPLRRLRSVYFRSIMTHNPNQLTGGTAADRYNHQLQFSAQVEAVRGWMHALHEEGARVINAPSNSSKYYQLNALHRLGIPLPRTCITSNPEIARNFISEVKGAVCKPLPGGSYCQKVTPELLEQLDAISNEPAIFQEEIPGDDIRVNMLAGQMISAHKIIKSNPDILDYRTDPEYHTGDVQYESVDLPEGVVSFCAKAMEQLGLRFSGIDLRRTPDGEFVLIECNSMPAFLDIELKTGAPITARLIEDLQEAPLIERPSSYSAAGPYARKREPGNHAYLFDYYDVMSNWRKQASKFKDRIIVNLNEEQKVQMLKQTGSPKAQMELEIHDGKVKVLRVW, from the coding sequence ATGCCAATCCTCGTGGTCAATCCCATGAACGATGTTCACTGTCGTCATATGGTAACGATGCTCAGAGAGAGGGGGATCGAATATAAGGAGCTTGGCTCGCCGAAGCTGAATGATTATGCGGCCGTCAACGGTGAGCTGATCTATAACGGGGAGCCATTGCGACGGCTTCGCTCCGTTTATTTCCGCAGCATTATGACGCATAATCCCAATCAGCTGACTGGAGGCACTGCGGCCGACCGGTACAACCATCAGCTCCAGTTCTCAGCCCAGGTCGAGGCAGTACGGGGCTGGATGCACGCCCTTCATGAGGAAGGGGCGAGAGTTATCAACGCGCCGAGCAACTCATCGAAATACTATCAATTGAACGCCCTTCATAGACTAGGCATTCCCCTGCCCAGAACCTGTATTACATCTAACCCGGAAATCGCCCGCAATTTCATTTCTGAGGTGAAGGGCGCGGTTTGCAAACCGCTTCCTGGAGGCAGTTATTGCCAAAAGGTAACCCCAGAGCTGCTGGAGCAGCTTGATGCCATCAGCAATGAGCCTGCGATATTCCAGGAGGAAATTCCAGGGGACGACATTCGCGTCAACATGCTGGCCGGACAAATGATTTCTGCTCATAAAATTATCAAATCGAATCCGGACATTCTGGATTACCGGACCGACCCGGAATATCATACCGGAGACGTGCAATATGAGAGCGTTGACTTGCCTGAAGGCGTTGTCAGCTTCTGTGCCAAAGCAATGGAGCAGCTAGGGCTCCGATTCAGCGGCATAGATCTGAGAAGGACTCCGGACGGCGAGTTCGTGCTTATTGAATGCAACAGCATGCCGGCTTTTCTCGATATCGAGCTGAAGACGGGCGCACCGATAACGGCCCGTTTAATCGAGGATTTGCAGGAGGCTCCCCTAATTGAACGCCCCTCATCCTATTCTGCGGCCGGCCCCTATGCTAGAAAGAGAGAGCCAGGAAACCATGCCTACTTATTCGATTACTATGACGTCATGAGCAATTGGAGAAAGCAGGCTAGCAAGTTTAAAGATCGCATTATCGTCAACTTGAATGAGGAACAGAAGGTCCAGATGCTGAAGCAGACCGGATCGCCTAAGGCGCAGATGGAGCTGGAAATCCATGACGGCAAGGTAAAAGTGCTGCGAGTCTGGTAG
- a CDS encoding MFS transporter: MTPKERSSLLSIRSFRHMFGAYALASFGDWFDALAIQVLVAYRWGVDPVLLALIPVTMALPAVLLGSFAGTVADRVRKARLMMVCDLITVVLTLCILAAPNMAWLLPLLALRAACGVFHVPAQQALTRQVVPPALLFQATSCNGLVNQSSKVAGPLLGAMTLTALSPQACIILNAGARLLSAVLLLPLRALPASHPAEEPLQRTDSGRGRAWDDFLQNWREGWLYLFQAKKVLYTMMFGFVGLTALLMIDYQFPTLLRAIDSANESLIGWLVSAIGAGAVAVIVVLNRLNRIGYGWGLGGGYVLIGTGIALLGLCPPGSGVLLLLGLGALIGIGNGMYMVTQNYILQKETSEQMIGRVFGIQNTIVSLVMLAAPLIGGVLIKLIQAGAAFMLIGAVTALIGLAGIAFRSAIWGASAPSLKPSRNPATAAGKGTRKAL, from the coding sequence ATGACACCAAAAGAACGCTCCTCCCTCCTATCGATACGCAGCTTCAGGCATATGTTTGGAGCTTATGCGCTTGCCTCCTTTGGCGATTGGTTCGACGCGCTCGCCATACAGGTGCTCGTCGCTTACCGGTGGGGCGTGGACCCGGTGCTGCTGGCTCTTATCCCGGTGACGATGGCGCTGCCGGCGGTGCTGCTCGGCTCCTTCGCCGGAACGGTCGCGGACCGGGTGCGCAAAGCGCGGCTCATGATGGTCTGCGACCTCATTACCGTGGTGCTGACGCTATGCATTCTGGCTGCGCCCAACATGGCCTGGCTGCTCCCGCTGCTGGCGCTGCGGGCGGCCTGCGGCGTGTTCCACGTGCCTGCCCAGCAGGCGTTGACACGGCAAGTCGTGCCGCCGGCTCTGCTGTTTCAGGCGACATCCTGCAACGGTCTGGTGAACCAGTCCTCGAAGGTGGCCGGCCCGCTGCTTGGCGCGATGACGCTGACAGCGCTGTCGCCTCAGGCGTGCATTATACTTAATGCCGGAGCAAGGCTGCTGTCGGCCGTACTGCTGCTCCCGCTGCGCGCGCTTCCAGCCTCCCATCCTGCAGAGGAGCCGCTGCAGAGGACGGATTCCGGACGGGGGAGGGCCTGGGATGATTTTCTCCAAAATTGGCGCGAAGGCTGGCTGTATCTTTTTCAGGCTAAAAAAGTGCTGTATACGATGATGTTCGGCTTTGTCGGCTTGACCGCACTGCTGATGATCGATTATCAGTTCCCGACGCTGCTGCGTGCGATCGATTCCGCGAATGAATCACTGATCGGTTGGCTGGTGTCTGCGATCGGAGCGGGGGCCGTGGCCGTGATTGTCGTTCTTAACCGGTTGAATCGCATCGGCTACGGCTGGGGACTCGGCGGGGGCTATGTGCTGATCGGGACCGGGATCGCCCTTCTGGGGCTGTGTCCGCCGGGGAGCGGCGTTCTGCTGCTTCTCGGACTCGGTGCGCTGATCGGCATCGGCAACGGCATGTATATGGTAACGCAAAATTATATTCTGCAAAAAGAGACCTCCGAGCAGATGATCGGCCGGGTATTCGGCATTCAGAACACGATCGTCAGCCTGGTGATGCTGGCTGCGCCTTTGATTGGCGGCGTCCTGATCAAGCTGATCCAAGCCGGCGCGGCCTTTATGCTCATTGGCGCAGTCACCGCATTGATTGGTCTGGCGGGTATTGCGTTTCGTTCCGCGATTTGGGGCGCCTCGGCGCCGTCGCTGAAGCCAAGCCGAAATCCAGCAACGGCTGCTGGCAAGGGAACCAGGAAGGCACTATAA
- a CDS encoding ankyrin repeat domain-containing protein, whose product MPRGPLNHELVREFIVAAHGDYDEVARLLKQEPALVHGVIDWGSGDWESALGAASHTGNFSIARLLLAHGARMDIFAAAMLGELNVVKAIIENHPETVYAKGPHGISLIRHAEAGGNAAIFVYEYLSSFLSKEVVGK is encoded by the coding sequence ATGCCAAGAGGGCCTTTAAATCATGAGCTGGTACGTGAATTTATTGTAGCGGCGCATGGCGATTATGATGAGGTGGCAAGGCTGCTCAAGCAGGAGCCCGCGCTCGTTCATGGGGTCATCGACTGGGGGAGCGGCGATTGGGAGAGCGCCCTCGGCGCCGCGTCGCATACCGGGAATTTCAGCATTGCAAGACTGCTGCTGGCGCACGGGGCACGGATGGATATTTTTGCTGCGGCTATGCTTGGAGAGCTGAACGTTGTTAAAGCGATCATCGAAAATCACCCCGAGACCGTCTATGCCAAGGGCCCGCACGGTATATCGCTGATTCGCCACGCTGAGGCCGGGGGGAATGCCGCCATTTTCGTCTATGAGTATTTAAGTTCATTTCTATCGAAAGAAGTGGTCGGAAAATGA